One Gossypium hirsutum isolate 1008001.06 chromosome A11, Gossypium_hirsutum_v2.1, whole genome shotgun sequence genomic window carries:
- the LOC107936789 gene encoding mRNA-decapping enzyme-like protein: MSQTGKLMPNIDQQSTKMLNLTVLQRIDAFIEEILITAAHVTFYEFNLDSNQWSRKDVEGSLFVVKRNTQPRFQFIVMNRRNTDNLVENLLGDFEYEVQGPYLLYRNAAQEVNGIWFYNPRECEDVANLFSRILNAYTKVPAKPKASASKSEFEELEAVPSMSVIEGPLEPPATASRATDAPQDSSFVNFFSAAMNLGSNAPNGTKPTQPYHSISTTSLSSHAPTAISSPTPAPSVSSLPLSAAPLVDSAISSNRVTNLVKPSSFFAPPSSSSSSLMMPPPSSSNPTASALHPPFNPQHPYGTPMLQPFPPSTPPASLTPGAPSTLHNGSLISRDKVRDALLMLVQDDQFIDMFHQALQKVHHT; encoded by the exons ATGTCTCAGACTGGAAAATTGATGCCGAATATCGACCAACAAAGCACGAAGATGCTCAATCTCACTGTTCTCCAAAGAATTGATGCTTTCATTGAAGAGATCTTGATCACTGCTGCTCACGTCACCTTCTACGAATTCAACCTCGATAGTAATCAATGG AGTCGAAAAGATGTTGAAGGATCTCTCTTTGTTGTTAAGag gaaTACACAACCTCGTTTCCAGTTCATTGTAATGAATCGGCGAAACACAG ATAATTTAGTGGAGAATCTATTGGGAGATTTCGAGTATGAGGTTCAAGGTCCGTATTTGTTGTATCGAAATGCTGCGCAAGAAGTTAATGGTATTTGGTTCTATAATCCGCGTGAATGTGAGGATGTTGCAAACCTCTTTAGTAG AATACTTAATGCATACACAAAAGTTCCTGCAAAGCCAAAGGCATCTGCAAGCAAAag TGAATTTGAGGAACTAGAAGCTGTTCCTAGCATGTCTGTAATAGAAGGCCCCTTGGAGCCACCAGCAACTGCCTCTCGTGCTACTGATGCTCCTCAAGATTCATCATTTGTTAACTTCTTTAGT GCTGCTATGAATCTTGGAAGTAATGCTCCAAATGGTACAAAACCAACACAGCCTTACCATTCTATCTCGACCACCTCTCTGTCTTCTCATGCTCCAACTGCCATATCCTCTCCTACTCCTGCTCCATCAGTGTCATCCCTTCCACTTTCTGCTGCACCTTTGGTTGATTCAGCAATTAGCAGCAACCGAGTGACTAATCTCGTAAAGCCTTCATCATTTTTTGCACCCCCTTCCTCTTCTTCATCCTCATTGATGATGCCACCTCCCTCTTCATCAAATCCAACCGCCTCTGCTCTTCATCCACCCTTCAATCCGCAACATCCCTACGGCACTCCAATGCTTCAACCCTTTCCACCATCTACTCCACCTGCATCTCTCACTCCAGGTGCCCCATCTACTTTGCACAATGGATCTCTTATTAGCAGGGATAAAGTCCGTGATGCTCTACTAATGCTTGTTCag GATGATCAATTCATTGACATGTTCCACCAGGCATTGCAAAAGGTGCATCATACCTGA